The following are encoded in a window of Fibrobacter sp. UWB2 genomic DNA:
- the mnmA gene encoding tRNA 2-thiouridine(34) synthase MnmA, which translates to MSQKKRVAVGLSGGVDSALSAYLLKKQGYEVVGMTMATWDGSVKMPAVEGREGCYGPSEDKNIEEAKLVAERLGIPHYVVPVAEDYKREVLDYFRAEYRAGRTPNPCVRCNQSIKFGALQHAARKLGIDFDYFATGHYARLDFKNPDVPFLYEALDEHKDQTYFLSRLSAEQLSTVIFPLGGMQKADVKALAKEIGWDDFATKRESQDFIECGDYSVLFDESDNVPGDFIDVNGKVLGKHKGIVHYTIGQRKGLNIGGQAEPLYVVAIDAHHNQVILGPRSALSCTEVSAVDLNLMVSETSPLLKEPLTAHIRLGHKGATARITALDTTAGTISVKFDEPQFASAPGQVLVLYADKGVVASAIIGK; encoded by the coding sequence ATGTCACAAAAAAAGCGTGTCGCTGTTGGATTGTCGGGCGGTGTAGATTCCGCCCTTTCGGCGTATTTACTGAAAAAGCAAGGTTACGAAGTTGTCGGCATGACGATGGCGACGTGGGACGGCTCCGTGAAAATGCCTGCAGTCGAAGGTCGCGAAGGCTGTTACGGTCCGAGCGAAGACAAGAATATCGAAGAGGCAAAGCTCGTTGCCGAGCGTCTCGGGATTCCGCATTACGTTGTTCCGGTTGCCGAAGATTACAAGCGTGAAGTTCTCGACTATTTCCGTGCGGAATACCGCGCAGGGCGAACGCCGAATCCGTGCGTCCGTTGCAATCAGAGCATCAAGTTTGGAGCGCTACAGCATGCGGCACGCAAGCTCGGGATTGATTTCGATTACTTTGCGACGGGGCATTACGCGCGACTCGATTTCAAGAATCCTGATGTTCCGTTCTTGTACGAAGCGCTGGACGAGCATAAAGACCAGACGTACTTTTTATCAAGACTCTCGGCAGAGCAACTTTCCACTGTGATTTTCCCGCTCGGCGGAATGCAGAAAGCAGACGTGAAAGCGCTCGCCAAGGAAATCGGCTGGGACGATTTTGCAACAAAGCGCGAAAGCCAGGACTTTATCGAGTGCGGCGATTACTCGGTGCTATTTGACGAGAGCGATAACGTTCCCGGAGATTTTATCGATGTGAACGGAAAAGTTCTCGGGAAACACAAGGGAATCGTTCATTACACGATCGGACAACGCAAGGGGCTCAATATCGGCGGGCAAGCGGAACCGCTTTACGTGGTGGCGATTGACGCTCACCACAATCAGGTGATTCTCGGACCTAGAAGCGCATTGAGCTGTACCGAAGTTTCTGCCGTTGACTTGAACCTGATGGTTTCGGAGACATCCCCACTTTTGAAGGAGCCGCTCACGGCACACATTCGCCTCGGGCATAAAGGAGCAACGGCAAGAATTACTGCTTTGGACACTACAGCCGGTACAATCAGCGTGAAATTTGACGAACCGCAATTTGCATCGGCACCGGGTCAAGTGCTCGTGCTCTACGCAGACAAAGGCGTGGTTGCGAGTGCGATTATCGGGAAGTAA
- a CDS encoding YafY family protein codes for MENPGRGERMVRIFVYLMAHYNNRYSVTDIMQHLDIPASELRSVQRDMQALTNLESHYIQRITDSGKTYYQAALERANKLVFPEFGDMVLHFVFLQRIANLYPATASLIDDLTRRITQDLPAKQQDILKSYSKELSGRILFMGTPPNYDEDVSKHLPTILNAIRKKQKVQITYTDNWGTVSTQPRIPLMVAISHGDIYIGCVSQHHPDKTYALKLQRIESVKLLKETFEEDPKVVESLRKRIRTGSLLLGDQNPQEEKVVIYFPKYAKNFLKERPYHRSMKMEDAPGDEIRVTMKVEVNELLKQWIMYYGNIATVQQPKKLRQMILETAKSIVNKYEK; via the coding sequence ATGGAAAATCCGGGTCGCGGCGAACGCATGGTGCGAATTTTTGTGTACCTGATGGCACACTATAACAATCGTTATAGCGTTACGGACATCATGCAGCATTTGGACATTCCCGCAAGTGAATTGCGAAGCGTGCAGCGCGATATGCAGGCATTGACAAATCTCGAAAGCCATTACATCCAACGCATTACCGACAGCGGCAAGACTTATTACCAGGCGGCGCTCGAACGTGCGAACAAGCTCGTATTCCCTGAGTTTGGCGACATGGTTTTGCATTTCGTCTTTTTACAGCGCATCGCGAACTTGTACCCGGCAACAGCTAGCCTTATCGATGACCTCACCAGAAGAATTACGCAGGATTTGCCTGCGAAGCAGCAAGACATTCTGAAGAGCTATTCAAAAGAATTAAGCGGCCGCATTCTCTTCATGGGGACTCCGCCCAATTACGACGAAGACGTGAGCAAGCACCTGCCGACTATCCTTAATGCGATTCGCAAGAAGCAGAAGGTACAAATAACATATACAGACAATTGGGGAACGGTATCCACTCAACCTCGCATTCCGTTAATGGTCGCGATAAGTCATGGAGACATTTATATCGGTTGCGTTTCGCAGCACCACCCCGACAAAACTTACGCGTTAAAATTGCAACGCATCGAGTCGGTAAAATTGCTGAAGGAAACTTTTGAAGAAGACCCGAAGGTGGTCGAATCACTGCGCAAGCGCATCCGCACGGGATCTTTGCTTTTAGGCGACCAGAACCCGCAAGAAGAAAAGGTCGTCATTTACTTCCCGAAATACGCCAAGAACTTTTTGAAGGAACGTCCGTACCACCGCTCCATGAAAATGGAAGACGCGCCAGGCGACGAGATCCGCGTAACGATGAAGGTCGAGGTGAACGAGCTGCTCAAGCAGTGGATTATGTATTATGGGAACATCGCGACGGTCCAACAGCCGAAAAAGTTGAGGCAGATGATACTGGAAACAGCTAAATCCATCGTAAATAAGTACGAAAAGTAA
- the nifH gene encoding nitrogenase iron protein encodes MSKKLRQIAIYGKGGIGKSTTTQNLTAGLVEQGKHVLVVGCDPKADSTRLLLGGLHQKTVLDTIRDNKTEIQLSDLEKVGFKGVRCVESGGPEPGVGCAGRGIITSISMLEQLGAYTEDLDYVFYDVLGDVVCGGFAMPIREGKAKEIYIVASGEMMALYAANNICKGIAKYAERGEVRLGGIICNSRNVDNELDLLRAFTKELNTQLIQYVPRNNIVQQAEIRKKTVIDFEPNCNQANVYRELAKNIDENELFTIPTPMTQDRLEQILIDYGMMEKDYSI; translated from the coding sequence ATGTCAAAGAAATTACGTCAAATCGCTATCTATGGTAAGGGCGGCATCGGCAAGTCCACTACAACTCAGAACTTGACCGCAGGCCTTGTGGAACAGGGCAAGCACGTGCTCGTTGTCGGTTGCGACCCGAAGGCTGACTCTACCCGTCTTTTGCTCGGTGGTCTCCATCAGAAGACTGTGCTCGATACCATTCGCGATAACAAGACCGAAATTCAGCTTTCTGACCTTGAAAAGGTTGGCTTCAAGGGCGTTCGCTGCGTGGAATCCGGTGGCCCGGAACCGGGCGTGGGTTGCGCTGGCCGCGGTATCATCACTTCCATCAGCATGCTCGAACAGCTGGGCGCTTACACCGAAGATCTCGACTACGTTTTCTACGACGTGCTCGGTGACGTTGTGTGCGGTGGTTTCGCCATGCCGATTCGTGAAGGCAAGGCAAAGGAAATCTACATCGTTGCTTCCGGCGAAATGATGGCCCTCTACGCTGCAAACAACATTTGTAAGGGTATTGCCAAGTACGCTGAACGCGGTGAAGTGCGACTCGGCGGTATTATCTGCAACAGCCGTAACGTCGATAACGAACTTGACTTGCTCCGCGCATTCACCAAGGAACTCAACACGCAACTCATCCAGTACGTGCCGCGCAACAACATCGTGCAGCAGGCCGAAATTCGCAAGAAGACCGTGATTGATTTCGAACCGAACTGCAACCAGGCCAACGTTTACCGCGAACTTGCAAAGAATATCGACGAAAACGAACTCTTTACCATCCCGACTCCGATGACGCAGGACCGCTTGGAACAAATTCTCATCGACTACGGCATGATGGAAAAAGACTACTCCATTTAA
- a CDS encoding PLP-dependent aspartate aminotransferase family protein, with the protein MSNFNNIETKLIHGGIDGDKTTGAVNVPIYQTSTYKQAGLGENTGWEYSRTGNPTRAALETLIAELEGGVAGFAFASGMAATTTVLSLFKQGDRIIISSNVYGGTFRVLDKVFKNLGITYSIEDTTNLKALESKITPDVKAFFVESPANPLLTVTDLAGVAAIAKKHNILTIVDNTFMTPYLQRPIELGADIVVHSATKYLGGHSDLVAGLAVVNSKELAERLAFTQNATGAVLGPFDSFLLIRGIKTLGVRLDRHTENAETIAKYLEKHDAVKHVYYPGLPTAQGYEINKKQAKNGGAMISFELRENYDIKKFFRALKLVSLAESLGGVESLVCHPATMTHASIPKEIREKVGITDGLIRLSVGIEKVDDIIADVNAAIEAAKA; encoded by the coding sequence ATGTCAAACTTCAACAATATCGAAACAAAACTCATTCACGGCGGCATTGATGGCGACAAAACTACAGGAGCTGTAAACGTCCCTATCTACCAGACTTCCACCTACAAGCAGGCAGGCCTTGGTGAAAACACGGGTTGGGAATATTCCCGCACAGGGAACCCGACGCGCGCAGCATTGGAAACGCTGATTGCAGAACTTGAAGGAGGAGTCGCAGGCTTTGCATTTGCAAGCGGCATGGCTGCAACAACAACCGTTCTTTCGCTTTTTAAGCAAGGAGACCGCATCATCATTTCGAGCAATGTCTATGGCGGCACTTTCCGCGTTTTGGACAAAGTTTTCAAGAATCTCGGAATTACTTATTCTATCGAAGACACGACCAATTTGAAAGCGCTTGAATCCAAAATAACACCCGATGTGAAAGCATTCTTTGTCGAAAGCCCTGCAAACCCGCTCTTGACGGTGACGGACTTGGCAGGCGTTGCCGCAATTGCCAAGAAGCACAACATTTTGACCATTGTCGATAACACATTTATGACGCCTTATTTGCAGCGTCCGATTGAATTGGGCGCCGACATCGTCGTGCATTCTGCGACAAAGTATTTAGGCGGTCACAGCGACTTGGTGGCAGGGCTTGCTGTTGTCAATTCCAAGGAACTCGCTGAAAGGCTGGCATTTACGCAGAACGCAACCGGTGCTGTACTCGGACCTTTTGATTCGTTCCTCTTAATTCGCGGCATCAAGACGCTTGGCGTCCGCTTGGATCGTCACACAGAAAATGCCGAAACCATCGCAAAGTATCTCGAAAAGCACGATGCCGTAAAGCACGTTTATTATCCGGGACTCCCGACAGCACAAGGCTACGAAATCAACAAGAAGCAAGCCAAGAACGGTGGCGCTATGATTTCGTTCGAACTTCGTGAAAATTACGATATCAAAAAATTCTTCAGAGCTCTAAAACTCGTTTCTCTTGCTGAAAGCTTGGGCGGCGTCGAAAGCCTCGTATGCCATCCAGCCACAATGACGCATGCATCTATCCCAAAGGAAATTCGCGAAAAAGTCGGCATCACTGACGGGCTCATTCGCTTATCCGTGGGCATTGAAAAAGTTGATGACATCATCGCAGATGTTAACGCAGCCATTGAAGCCGCAAAAGCATAA
- a CDS encoding nitrogenase component 1, whose translation MPFNFKNANVGVRENRLGSITGFSGDLETLAHRSQCGSVKNRERCFSQSSSCLSGCALDQLISIRNVAVVYHAPAGCVALAQGEDVKFRQLAERINEKTNSVYVCTDLNENDTVFGAIEALRKATQYTYEKFHPEAIFLSSSCVSGVIGEDVDGLADELADEYDIPIIPIHCEGFKSRIWASGFDIADHAVLQGIVKPPEKKNNKIIFKNFFESARPQITELFKEIGAEPQFVYCNSTVEELSHLSEAQAMVCICGTLGTYLGNALEETYGVPYVRTINPNGITGFETWFRAIGKTIGKEAEVERYIERQRAIYLPQIEEVKRELKGLRAVIGMGPGYTYEVSRVLQELGMEVVHGLAWHYDYKYDNGQIPPALEHLLKTSPKGLKLTVADQQNYEVMSVLNYHKPDIYFSRHPGSTVWAIKQGYAALFVADEYMIFGYEGTLNFAKSILDTIKNRSFEKSLAARIKLPYTKWWYEQDTDKFLKPEGAR comes from the coding sequence ATGCCATTTAATTTTAAAAATGCAAACGTCGGTGTTCGAGAAAACCGTCTTGGATCCATCACAGGATTTTCTGGTGATTTGGAAACGCTCGCACACCGCTCACAGTGCGGTTCCGTCAAGAATCGCGAACGTTGCTTTAGCCAGTCCAGTTCTTGTCTTTCGGGCTGCGCTTTGGACCAGCTCATCAGTATCCGCAATGTGGCCGTCGTCTATCACGCTCCAGCCGGTTGCGTTGCACTTGCACAAGGTGAAGATGTCAAATTCCGCCAACTCGCCGAACGCATTAACGAAAAGACAAATTCCGTTTACGTCTGCACGGACTTGAACGAAAACGATACAGTCTTTGGCGCTATCGAAGCACTCCGCAAGGCAACGCAGTACACGTACGAAAAGTTCCACCCGGAAGCGATTTTCCTCTCGTCTTCTTGCGTATCGGGCGTGATTGGCGAAGACGTTGACGGTCTCGCCGACGAACTCGCAGATGAATACGATATTCCAATTATTCCAATCCATTGCGAAGGTTTCAAGAGCCGCATTTGGGCTAGCGGTTTCGATATTGCAGACCACGCCGTTTTACAGGGCATCGTGAAACCGCCTGAGAAGAAGAATAACAAGATTATCTTCAAGAACTTCTTTGAAAGCGCACGTCCGCAAATTACGGAACTTTTCAAGGAAATCGGCGCAGAACCGCAATTCGTTTATTGTAACTCCACTGTCGAAGAACTTTCGCACTTGAGCGAAGCCCAAGCAATGGTTTGCATTTGCGGAACGCTCGGCACCTACCTCGGCAACGCCCTCGAAGAAACTTACGGTGTACCGTATGTGCGTACGATTAACCCGAACGGCATTACCGGTTTTGAAACTTGGTTCCGTGCTATCGGCAAAACGATTGGCAAGGAAGCCGAAGTGGAACGTTACATCGAGCGCCAGCGCGCCATTTACTTGCCGCAAATCGAAGAAGTCAAGAGGGAACTCAAGGGTCTCCGCGCCGTGATCGGTATGGGCCCGGGCTACACCTACGAAGTTTCGCGCGTATTGCAGGAACTCGGCATGGAAGTGGTTCACGGTCTTGCTTGGCATTATGACTACAAGTACGATAACGGCCAGATTCCGCCAGCACTCGAACATTTGCTGAAGACATCGCCAAAGGGGCTCAAGCTCACTGTGGCTGACCAACAAAACTACGAAGTGATGAGCGTATTGAACTATCACAAGCCGGACATTTACTTTAGTCGTCATCCGGGCTCAACCGTATGGGCCATCAAGCAGGGTTACGCAGCGCTCTTCGTCGCCGATGAATACATGATTTTCGGTTACGAAGGAACACTCAACTTTGCCAAGAGCATCCTCGATACCATCAAGAACCGTAGCTTTGAAAAGAGTCTTGCCGCTCGAATCAAGTTACCCTATACCAAGTGGTGGTACGAACAAGATACAGACAAGTTCTTGAAGCCAGAAGGCGCAAGGTAA
- the cysK gene encoding cysteine synthase A, whose protein sequence is MSKIYASADQLIGHTPLLELSHIEKENNLQAKIVAKLEYFNPAGSVKDRIAKAMIDDAEASGKLKPGSVIIEPTSGNTGIGLASVAAARGYRIIIVMPETMSVERRQLIKAYGAEIVLTEGAKGMKGAIARATELSQEIPNSFIPGQFVNPANPAAHKATTGPEIWEDTDGKVDIFVAGVGTGGTVTGVGEYLKSQNPNVKVVAVEPESSPVLSKGTAGPHKIQGIGAGFVPDTLNTSVYDEVLPVKNEDAFAAGKAIAKAEGILVGISSGAALHAAVELAKRPENKGKTIVALLPDSGDRYLSTPLFAD, encoded by the coding sequence ATGTCAAAAATTTACGCATCTGCTGACCAACTTATCGGTCATACCCCGCTCCTCGAACTTTCCCACATCGAAAAGGAAAACAATCTCCAGGCTAAGATCGTGGCAAAGCTTGAATATTTCAACCCGGCTGGATCTGTCAAGGATCGTATTGCTAAGGCAATGATTGACGATGCCGAAGCTTCAGGCAAGCTTAAGCCGGGTTCCGTGATTATCGAACCGACTTCTGGTAACACTGGTATCGGTCTTGCTTCTGTCGCCGCAGCTCGCGGCTACCGCATCATCATCGTGATGCCGGAAACCATGAGTGTTGAACGTCGCCAGCTCATCAAGGCCTACGGTGCAGAAATCGTTCTCACCGAAGGTGCTAAGGGCATGAAGGGTGCAATCGCTCGCGCAACAGAACTCTCTCAGGAAATTCCGAACAGCTTTATCCCGGGTCAGTTCGTGAACCCGGCAAACCCGGCCGCCCACAAGGCAACGACGGGTCCGGAAATTTGGGAAGACACGGATGGCAAGGTTGACATTTTCGTCGCAGGCGTAGGTACTGGTGGAACGGTCACGGGTGTCGGTGAATACCTCAAGTCGCAAAATCCGAATGTGAAGGTTGTCGCAGTTGAACCGGAATCTTCTCCGGTGCTTTCCAAGGGCACGGCTGGTCCGCACAAGATCCAGGGTATTGGCGCAGGCTTTGTTCCGGATACTTTGAACACCTCCGTCTATGACGAAGTGCTCCCGGTCAAGAACGAAGACGCATTTGCCGCAGGGAAGGCAATTGCCAAGGCAGAAGGCATCCTCGTCGGTATCTCTTCTGGTGCAGCCCTCCACGCCGCAGTCGAACTTGCAAAGCGTCCGGAAAACAAGGGCAAAACGATTGTCGCACTCCTCCCGGATAGCGGTGACCGTTACCTCTCCACTCCGCTCTTCGCTGACTAA
- a CDS encoding radical SAM protein, protein MAIDQETVFREHPCFGACKNRKGRIHLPVAPGCNIECRFCDRRINEDAQVPGNTSKVIKPEEACGYIRKALEFVPDLTTVGIAGPGDTLATPFALDTFRLVKKEFPNLIRCMSTNGLLLNDKADEVIDVGIDTLTVTVNAVDPEIEAMINARIFYHGKTYTGVEAAEILIHNQLEGIRKVAKSGTLVKVNTVLCPGINDNHIEDVAATVREAGAIIYNIIPLIPQNGFKDLPAPTPKGLAIAQEQAGVFINVFKHCAHCRADAVGVPGVYDVGSQIYMDRIRVKETFSHG, encoded by the coding sequence ATGGCAATCGATCAAGAAACAGTTTTTAGAGAGCACCCCTGCTTTGGTGCATGCAAGAATCGTAAAGGGCGTATCCATTTGCCCGTCGCTCCGGGTTGTAACATCGAATGCCGTTTTTGCGACCGTCGCATCAACGAAGACGCACAAGTTCCGGGAAATACAAGTAAAGTTATCAAACCGGAAGAAGCATGTGGCTATATTCGCAAGGCTCTTGAATTCGTACCGGATCTTACTACGGTGGGTATTGCTGGCCCTGGCGACACGCTCGCGACACCTTTTGCACTGGACACTTTCCGCCTCGTCAAAAAGGAATTTCCAAACCTGATTCGTTGCATGAGCACAAACGGACTTTTGCTGAACGACAAGGCAGACGAAGTCATTGACGTGGGCATCGATACGCTTACGGTCACGGTGAACGCCGTTGACCCAGAAATCGAAGCAATGATCAATGCGAGAATTTTCTACCACGGCAAGACCTACACGGGTGTCGAAGCCGCTGAAATCTTGATCCACAACCAGCTGGAAGGCATTCGCAAGGTTGCAAAAAGCGGGACACTCGTGAAAGTGAATACGGTTCTTTGCCCAGGTATCAACGACAACCATATCGAAGATGTGGCCGCTACAGTCCGCGAAGCGGGAGCGATTATATACAACATCATTCCGCTGATTCCGCAAAACGGATTCAAGGATCTTCCGGCCCCGACTCCGAAGGGACTCGCAATTGCACAGGAACAGGCCGGCGTATTTATCAATGTTTTCAAGCACTGCGCTCACTGCAGAGCAGATGCTGTTGGCGTTCCCGGCGTCTATGACGTTGGTTCGCAAATCTACATGGATCGCATCCGTGTAAAGGAGACTTTCTCTCATGGCTAA
- a CDS encoding nitrogenase component 1, with the protein MAKILDQARYKCALAAMQTVQSIPGAIPVLHSGPGCASKLNDNNGTSGRFSPNIYPCTSISEKEVVFGGADKLRSTISNALKIIDADLFVVLSGCTGEIIGDDIQEVAEEFEDAEKPVIWAKTPGFKGNNYIGHDWILKSIFEQYVRKFKGAAPKEKGLVNLFAGVPQQDPYWLGNLRELERLLQSIGLKTNTIFGFDRGLENLQKIPTAEYTILVSPWAGLESAKYLEKEFNIPLLHYPILPIGAAETTKFLRTVAEFTGADKELTESVIQQNEAQFFYYLERYADTILESRIVSKRFTVVSEAQYVIAVTKFLVNDMGLFPQKLFVTDDTPEAFREEVSQETNTLNYDIKTKVEFTTDGFDLQNQIRKMDFGGSPLIIGSNWEKKLAHELKGHFVNISYPMIEKIVINSHVAGYSGGLYLLEDIYSAALSMLKI; encoded by the coding sequence ATGGCTAAAATATTGGATCAGGCGCGCTACAAATGCGCTTTGGCAGCAATGCAGACCGTGCAATCCATTCCTGGAGCAATTCCCGTTTTGCATTCCGGTCCGGGATGCGCATCCAAGCTAAACGATAACAACGGCACGAGCGGCAGATTCAGCCCCAACATTTACCCTTGCACAAGTATCAGTGAAAAAGAAGTCGTGTTTGGCGGTGCAGACAAGTTGCGTTCAACCATCAGCAACGCTCTCAAAATCATCGATGCCGACCTGTTCGTGGTTCTTTCCGGTTGCACGGGTGAAATCATTGGTGACGACATTCAAGAAGTCGCAGAAGAATTCGAAGATGCCGAAAAGCCTGTCATCTGGGCAAAGACGCCGGGATTCAAGGGCAACAACTACATCGGTCACGACTGGATTTTAAAGAGCATCTTTGAACAGTATGTGAGAAAGTTCAAGGGCGCAGCCCCGAAGGAAAAGGGACTCGTCAACTTATTCGCAGGCGTGCCACAGCAGGATCCGTATTGGCTTGGCAACTTGCGTGAACTCGAACGTCTTTTGCAGTCCATCGGTCTCAAGACAAATACGATTTTCGGTTTTGACCGCGGGCTTGAAAACTTGCAAAAGATTCCGACAGCAGAATACACGATTCTAGTTTCGCCGTGGGCAGGCCTCGAAAGCGCAAAATACTTGGAAAAAGAATTCAACATTCCGCTGTTGCACTACCCGATTTTGCCAATTGGTGCGGCCGAAACGACAAAGTTCCTCCGTACGGTCGCTGAGTTCACGGGCGCAGACAAAGAACTCACGGAATCCGTTATCCAGCAGAACGAAGCGCAGTTCTTCTACTACCTGGAACGCTACGCCGATACGATTCTCGAAAGCCGTATCGTGAGCAAGCGTTTTACCGTCGTGAGCGAAGCCCAGTACGTAATTGCTGTGACCAAGTTTCTCGTGAACGACATGGGTCTTTTCCCGCAAAAACTGTTCGTTACGGACGACACGCCGGAAGCATTCCGCGAAGAAGTCTCGCAAGAAACAAACACGCTGAATTACGACATCAAAACAAAAGTCGAGTTCACCACGGACGGTTTCGACCTCCAGAATCAAATCCGCAAAATGGACTTTGGCGGCTCCCCGCTCATCATCGGTTCGAACTGGGAAAAGAAACTCGCCCACGAACTCAAGGGCCATTTCGTGAACATCAGCTATCCGATGATCGAAAAAATCGTCATCAACTCGCATGTGGCAGGTTATTCCGGCGGTCTTTACTTGTTGGAAGACATCTACTCTGCAGCACTTTCCATGCTGAAAATTTAA
- a CDS encoding O-acetylhomoserine aminocarboxypropyltransferase/cysteine synthase family protein yields MTTQNKLHFETLQLHVGQEQADPATDSRAVPIYQTTSYVFHSAQHASDRFHLKDAGNIYGRLTNTTQDVFEKRIAALEGGIAGLAVASGAAALTYAITALARKGDHVVAQRSIYGGTYNLLEHTLSKFGIETTFVDIHNLKEVENSIKSNTKLIFIETLGNPNSDIPDIEAISELAHKNKIPVVIDNTFGTPYLIRPLEHGADIVVHSATKFIGGHGTTLGGVIVDGGKFDWAASGKFPQFTETNPSYGVPFTAAAGAAAYIVYIRAILLRDEGAAISPFNAFLLLQGTETLSLRLDRHVENTKKVLEFLSKHPKVAKVNHPSFADHPQHALYQKYFPNGAGSIFTFDVKGGQAEAFKFIDGLKIFSLLANVADVKSLVVHPYTTTHSELTPAELAEAGISPATIRLSIGTEHYEDIINDLAQALDQI; encoded by the coding sequence ATGACGACTCAGAATAAGCTCCATTTCGAAACTCTTCAGCTCCACGTTGGTCAGGAACAGGCAGACCCGGCAACCGATTCCCGCGCAGTTCCTATATACCAGACCACCTCTTACGTGTTCCACAGCGCTCAGCACGCTTCTGACCGTTTCCATCTGAAGGATGCAGGCAACATTTACGGCCGCCTCACCAATACCACGCAGGACGTTTTTGAAAAGCGCATCGCTGCTCTCGAAGGCGGTATCGCAGGTCTCGCAGTCGCTTCCGGTGCAGCAGCTCTTACTTATGCCATCACGGCTCTCGCTCGCAAGGGTGACCACGTGGTCGCACAGCGCTCCATCTACGGCGGCACCTACAACCTCTTGGAACATACGCTCAGCAAGTTCGGCATTGAAACGACTTTCGTCGACATCCACAACCTCAAGGAAGTCGAAAACTCTATCAAGTCCAACACCAAGCTCATCTTCATTGAAACGCTCGGCAACCCGAACTCCGACATCCCGGATATCGAGGCCATCTCCGAACTCGCTCACAAGAACAAGATTCCGGTCGTGATCGACAACACCTTCGGTACTCCGTACTTGATTCGTCCGCTCGAACACGGTGCTGATATCGTCGTGCATTCTGCAACGAAATTCATCGGCGGTCACGGTACGACTCTCGGCGGCGTGATTGTTGACGGTGGCAAGTTTGATTGGGCTGCATCAGGCAAGTTCCCGCAGTTCACCGAAACGAACCCGAGCTACGGTGTGCCTTTCACCGCAGCAGCTGGCGCTGCAGCTTACATCGTTTACATCCGCGCTATCCTTCTCCGTGACGAAGGTGCAGCAATTTCCCCGTTCAACGCATTCCTTCTCTTGCAGGGCACTGAAACGCTTTCGCTCCGTCTTGACCGTCATGTGGAAAACACCAAGAAGGTTCTCGAATTCCTCTCGAAGCACCCGAAGGTCGCTAAGGTCAACCACCCGAGCTTTGCAGATCATCCGCAGCACGCTCTCTACCAGAAGTACTTCCCGAACGGTGCAGGTTCCATCTTCACGTTCGATGTGAAGGGCGGCCAGGCAGAAGCCTTCAAGTTCATCGACGGGCTCAAGATTTTCAGCTTGCTCGCTAACGTTGCCGACGTGAAGAGCCTCGTTGTTCACCCGTATACAACGACCCACTCGGAACTCACTCCGGCTGAACTTGCCGAAGCTGGTATCTCTCCTGCAACGATCCGTCTCTCCATCGGTACGGAACACTACGAAGATATCATCAACGACCTCGCACAGGCTCTTGACCAGATTTAA